The genomic region TGCCGTAGGCAAACCGGCCAGCGCTCCATAGCTGTATTCCGTTTTAATTACAACCGGCTTGTATCCGTTTTCAAAGACGGCATCTAAGGTGATTGACATCGGAATCATAAATTCTTTCTGAGTCTGCGAAACAAGATGTACCTTTTTGGACATAAACTCAAATTTGGCGATGTCCAGATTGTCCGCACCATCGGTCGGATAACCGCAGTTCATATGCGCATAACCGCCTATAACGCCCGTAATACCGTTTCCGTAAGGGATATAATCGTATTCATATTGCTGTTCCCTAACCTTATAGAGGGTATTTCCTCTTTTCATAATATCCATTTCCGAAAGCAATGTGCCTTCATAGATATATTGCAGGTTACCCCTGTACATGGCGTGTTCGTTTTGGAACGGACTTACGTAAAACGGATGGATTTCCTGATAGGTAGAGGATGACTTGTTTACAAACTGCTTCTGCTTTCCACCCAGTTCAAAATTATCACCACCATAACTAACGGTTACATACTCGTATTTCTGGTCAAAAGCACTGGTAAAGACACTTGACGAGTACAGGGTACGTAGCTTGATCTCTCCGGTATGGCTCATCCATCCGGGGCCAAAAATACCGCCCGGACTACAGCATTTGGTCAGATACAGCTCGGTCACATAATCAACATTCTTTTTGAATCCCATAAGTGAAAACGGATCGACATATACGTCCTTTGCCTGCGTGTAATAAAATCGCTTGCTAAATGCCGTCTGATCATTCTCTGTAAAATCAGTGGTACGCTTTACCCGCAGTCCACCTTGTTCATCCACCGTCTTAAACCCACGCGTATGGAAAAAGTAAGCGCTAGCTTCAAACATCACCGGAGCCGAATAATTGTTATACATTTCAACGGTATAGATATGATCCTTGATCACATTTACGGTAAACTCACGGCTAAAATTAAAATCGCCCGTTCCGATCTCCTGATTACCATCTGGCATCTGTACCAGAAAGGACTGTACTGTCCCCGTAGTCTGATCCACTAATCTAAAAGTAATCCTATCGGTATGTCCCATCTGAGCATCGGCCATTAACTCTACCCGCACTTTTACTTCTTCATCAACAACAGCGGCACTGGTTCCAAATGTACCATCAGGATTTGCAATAAAATCACCCAAAGGTATTGCGATGTTTGTTTTGGAAGCAGGAACCCTACCGGGGCTGTTTCGCCAGATTGTCATTGATCGGTGCTGCCTGTCGTATGCTTTAGCCTTGGGTGTCTCGTATTCAAAAATGGTATATCCTTTGGTCGGATAGGTGATCTTGACCAAACTTCCTTTGGCCATATGCGCGGCACTTGGACTACGGTCAGCCAGATTCGGGTAATAGTTATGGAACAATAAATCTTCGTTCTGCGGCAATGCCGTCGTATTACCGGACTTACCATTATAATATCCTATTAAATCCTTTGCCTCACTTCTACGGTTAGGTAGTCCGAGCGGGTCATTATATTCCAGTATATATTCTTCGTTTTTTCGTCCCTGACCACTGCCGTAATTACGGTCTTTGTCAAACTCAACTTTTGTTAGAAAGAACCGTTCGGAAGTGGTTTTGGTCTGAGGAAACAGATAAGTAAATTCAGCCTTGCGCACCATCGTACTACCTTCCTTGATTTCTACATTATCCAATACATATTTGTAATTCCCACCGGAACCGTTACTGCGGTTGAATAGGATTTGTAGATAGCTGTGCGGACTATAAATCCGTTTCAGCCATTTACCATTCATAGTTACTGTCGCACTGCCAATATAGCTATGCTGCCCTTCGTTTGTCGGTGGTCGTTTGCACAATTCACCTTCACGTGTTTCCAGTACTTTTACCGTTACGCTTTCTTCCTGACTTGTCCACACCGAGTGTGTTACCGTATCGGTATCGTACTCAAACAAGATCACACCATAATCCGGGTGCTGTATCTTATGCAGATAAAATCCGGTATTGGCATAAGGATTGTCACGGTGCGATCCCATAAAGGAGCTTTCGCAGGCATTCAGACCACCGAAATAATATTTAATACCATCGGGGGTGGTAATACAGAACTCCTGACTGTTACGGAAGCGTTGGCGCATATCGGACTCGCTACCTACAATTTCGACTTTTAGCGGGCTATCCACTTTTGACAGTTTAGGCATAAAATCTGCATCGAGATAAAACGTACCGGAATAACTGCCGAATGAAAAATTCCATAGATCCGGTTTAAAGTCATAATGCTTTCGCGCCCCTACAAATACACCGTTCAGGAAATAAGCGTGTGCTGAACCGTTGACCAACTGATTGGGAATGATCATATCTGCTGTCAGACGTTTATCTGCCGTTGTGGATTCATCCGGCGCATCATTGATCGTACGGGAAATAACGCCACCCGCATTCAGTGTCCAGTTGATACCCGTCCATGTAGCAGTTTGATTGACCTTAACACCTGCCGCCGCATAATTCAGCGTTATTGGTAATTCCAGTTTCCCGACCTTTGCCGTATAGATCGGTATAGTTGCATTGACCATTCCCGAAAATTCATTGACAGGAATGTCACCGTATTTGGTAAGGGCATATGCCTGTGGCGATGGAGCTGTAACATCAGGCTTCAGGATCGTTCCGTTACCTTCATCTTGCGCCATAGCTTCGCCGTAAAGCCCTAAAAGCAGTAAAGAGAGTACTATTTTTTTCATTTGATTTCTTATTTAGGTTGGATACCCTTGATGACTTTTACCGAGTTGTGTTGTACGTTGGTGCGAATCTCTACGATATAGATGCCTTCCGGGTACTGACTTAAATCTACCGGTACGGTGCGACTGTCAATAGAAAACTGTTGCAGTTGTCGGCCGGAAAGGTCAAAGACGGAGGCCGTTCCCGTTTGGAAGTCGTAACCCACAATGATGTTCGTGAATTGTTGTGCCGGGTTTGGAAGAGCTTCGATGGCCGGTTTGTCCAGTTCTTTTTTATAACGGTCTTTAAGCTTTACCACCCAAAAATCGCTACCACCATTTCCGCCGTTTTTATCGCGTGAAGGTTTCCCTTTCGACGTTCCGGCTAAAAGGTAGCCGCCATCGCGGGTTTCGATCAAGCGGCCTAAGATGTCTTCACCATCACTTCCTACGGTTTTACTCCATACTTCTTCGCCTTTATCGTTGATTTTTACCGCGATATAGTCGTTGATGTCTTTTTTATCTTTTTTGCCTTCGCCTACTTCGGTATGTGCGTATCCGCCGATCAGAAAAGTATGATCGTCATTCTCAATAATCGAAGTTAACAGGTCGGTTTTACCATAATTATAGGTTTCCTGCCAGATGGTTTGTCCGTCGGTGTCCAATCGTACCACCCAAAAGTCGGTTCCTTTACCGTTGGCCTTACTTTTATCGTTCGATGGATTTGAATTGGAACTTCCGCCCAATAAATAGCCACCGGTTTTGCATTGGATCAGTGCCGTCAGGTTATCATCACCATCACCGCCTAAGGTACGCTGCCATTCGATGCCGCCCTGTTTGTCGGTTTTAAGAATCCAGTAATCCCCCGCGCCCATGTTGTCGTTGAGTTTGTTTCCTGAAGCCGGTGAATTCGAATAGCCACCAATGATATAGCCGCCATCCGGGGTTTGCTCGATCGTTTTTAACTGATCCAGGTTTTTACCTCCATAGGTTTGTTGCCATTCGATTTTGCCTTCGGAAGCGAGTTTAATCACCCAATAATCCAGGTTGCCAAAATTCGCTTGCGTTTTGTCACCCGATTTTCCCGATGCAGACGAACCGCCTACAATATAACCGCCATCTTTGGTACGACGGATACAAGCCAGTTGCTCCTGACCGTTTCCGCCAATAGTACGCTGCCATTGTTCGGCACCTTTGGCATCGAGTTTTACAATCCAGAAGTCGTCATGACCTTTGGAGTCGTCTTTTTTTCCGGCACTTTTCGGGGAATCCGAAATACCAGCCAGAATAAAACCGCCGTCGGTTGTTAATTGTACACTTTGTAGAAAATCCATACCGGATCCACCATAGCTTTTTTGCCATTCGGCCGATCCGTGTTCGTCCATTTTCCAAAGCCAGTAATCGAAATTACCGCTTGATACCATTTCTTTGTTTCCGTTTTTGTCGGATAGCGAACTGCCTGCTAAAAGAAACCCATAGTCGGGTGTGGGCAGCGCATCTGCTAAGAATTCGGCATGTTTACCGCCATAGGATTTTTCCCATAAGATATCCTGCGCCTGAGATACCATCGGAAAAAGACATGGCAATAGTAGTGCCGAAATCCTGCCTTGTAGTAAGGCACGATTCGTCATTTTTGTCATTAAACTATTGTCAATTAAGTTAGTGGACTGCAAAGCTAACTCTTTATTAGCGCTATTCAAAAAGAAAGAATTGCAATCTGTGAAAAATAGAA from Flavobacterium sp. WV_118_3 harbors:
- a CDS encoding T9SS type A sorting domain-containing protein, encoding MTNRALLQGRISALLLPCLFPMVSQAQDILWEKSYGGKHAEFLADALPTPDYGFLLAGSSLSDKNGNKEMVSSGNFDYWLWKMDEHGSAEWQKSYGGSGMDFLQSVQLTTDGGFILAGISDSPKSAGKKDDSKGHDDFWIVKLDAKGAEQWQRTIGGNGQEQLACIRRTKDGGYIVGGSSASGKSGDKTQANFGNLDYWVIKLASEGKIEWQQTYGGKNLDQLKTIEQTPDGGYIIGGYSNSPASGNKLNDNMGAGDYWILKTDKQGGIEWQRTLGGDGDDNLTALIQCKTGGYLLGGSSNSNPSNDKSKANGKGTDFWVVRLDTDGQTIWQETYNYGKTDLLTSIIENDDHTFLIGGYAHTEVGEGKKDKKDINDYIAVKINDKGEEVWSKTVGSDGEDILGRLIETRDGGYLLAGTSKGKPSRDKNGGNGGSDFWVVKLKDRYKKELDKPAIEALPNPAQQFTNIIVGYDFQTGTASVFDLSGRQLQQFSIDSRTVPVDLSQYPEGIYIVEIRTNVQHNSVKVIKGIQPK